The Buchnera aphidicola (Chaitophorus sp. 3695) genomic sequence TGAAGAAGCTGCAGCGCAAGGATTAATAGCAGGAATTAATGCTGCTTCTCATGTATTTAAAAAACCTTTTTGGTATCCTAGAAGAGATCAAGCTTATATTGGTGTATTAATTGATGATTTATGCACTAAAGGTACTAAAGAACCTTATAGAATTTTTACTTCACGAGCAGAACATAGATTATTTCTTCGAGAGGATAATGCAGATCTTAGATTAACTAAAATTGGAAGAGACTTAGGTTTAGTTGATAAATTTAGATGGATTCGTTATAATCAAAAATGTGAAAACATTATAAATGAAAAAAAATATATTCATTCTATCCAAATTAAACCTAATACTTTTATTTCTAAAAAACTTAAAAAATTTTTTTCAATTTCTGTATTTTCTTCTAAAACATATTTAAGTGATATTTTAAAAAGACCAGAAATTACGATTGAGAAATTAATTAAATTAGGTATTTATAAATCTAATATTTTATATGATTTAGAATCTTTAAAACAAATAGAAATTCAAATAAAATATGCAGGTTACATTCATAGACAAAATAAAGAAATTAAAAAGCATATTAAGTATGAAAATTTATTTTTATCTTCAAATATTAATTATAATAAAATTCGAGGTTTATCGAGTGAAGTAATTAGTATATTAAATCTTAGTAAACCATCTTCAATAGGACAAGCATATCGTATTTCTGGTATCACTCCTGCCGCAATATCAATATTATTAATATATCTTAAAAAAAATATTTATATAAAAAATAAATAATTTATTTATAAAAAAAATATTATATGATATATATTTAAATAATATTATTAAAAAAATATTTTTAATTATAAAATTAAAATTAATAAATTACATATTCAAGAACTTCTTTAAGAAATTTTTTATATTTTTTTTGTATTAAAATTTTTTATTAAAATGTTATTATTTTATTTTTAAATTTATTTTTAAACTATGGAAAGGTTAAGATTATAATGTTTTCTAGAATTACATTTCATTCCAAAGAATATATTCATCATCATTTAAAAAATTTTCAATTTGATTTAAAAACTTTTAAGATCTTAAATTTAGAAAATAATAGTACTAATTTTTTTATTTTAAATCTTGATTCTATTTTTTTTTCATTTTTTTTAGGTTGTGTTTTTTTGATTTTTTTTTATTATATTTCTCAAAATTTAAATATAGGAGTTCCTGGAAAATTACAATCTATTGTTGAAATTTCTGTTGATTTTGTTTATAAAAATATTCAAGATTTATATCCTCATAATAAAAATTATTTAATTGCTCCTTTATCCTTAACGATTTTTATTTGGATATTTTTAATGAATTTTATGGATCTATTACCTATAGATTTTATACCTTTTTTTTGTCAATATTTTTTAAATATTTCTAATATTAGATTTGTTCCTTCAGCAGATATTAATATTGTTTTTTCTATGTCTTTTAGTGTGTTTTTTTTAATTATTTATTATAGTATTTTATATAAAGGATTAAATGGATTTTTGAAAAGTTTATTTTTTCACCCTTTTAATCATTTTTGTTTTATTTTTTTAAATTTTTTTCTAGAATTTATTTCTCTTCTTTCTAAACCTATTTCTTTAGGTTTAAGATTGTTTGGAAACATATATGCAGGAGAAATGATTTTTATATTAATTTCAGCGTTATTGCCTTGGTGGTTACAGTGGATATTAAGCGTACCATGGGCTATTTTTCATATTTTAATAATTTTTTTACAGTCTTTTATTTTTATGGTTTTAACTATTATTTATCTTTCTATGACAGATAAAAAAAGATAATTATTTTAAATTAAAAAAAAATTTTATATATTTTTTTAAAAAAATTTGGGGATTTAAATGCATAATATTGATATGAAGTTTATATATTTATCAGCAGCAATTATGATTGGATTAGGATCAATTGGTGCTGCAATAGGTATTGGTATATTAGGAGGAAAATTTTTAGAAGGTGCTGCAAGACAACCTGATTCTATTCCTCTTTTAAGATCTCAATTTTTTATTGTAATGGGCTTAGTAGATGCTATTCCAATGATAACTGTAGGTTTAGGTTTATATATGATTTTTGGAATTTCTTAATACAGAGTTAATTTTTTTCATGCGTTAACTCTAGTTATATTTTTATAGAAATTTATACAAAGATTGAAATTTTTAATAAAAAATTATTAAAAAAATTGAATTTTATTTAATGGAAAAAAATAAAGTTTATGAATATAAATGCAACTATTTTTGGGCAATCAATTTCTTTTATTTTTTTTGTATTTTTTTGTATGAAATTTGTTTGGCCTAATATTATTCATGTTATTAAAACAAGACAAAAAAATATACGTAAAGCAATTTTTTTAGCAGATAAAGAACAAAAAAGATATATTAAAATAAAATCTAAAATTTCAAAAAAAATTCTTAATGTTAAAAGAAAATCTATTGATATTATTCGACAAGCAGAAATAAAAAAAGATATTATTATAAAAAAATCTATTGAACAAGCTTTATTTGAAAAAAATAAAATTTTAAAACAAGCTAAATCTGAAATTTTTATAGAAAAAAATAAAGCTAAAAGAAATTTGCAAAAACATGCTGTTTTATTAGCTGTTAAAATTGCTAAAAAGATTATACAAGAAAAAATTACAAAAAAATATACAAATAAATTAATTGAGAATTTACATTCTGATTTAAAAGGTTTTAAAATATGATTTTTTATAAAAAATTAGCATATCTTTATGCTCAGTCTATTTTTAATATATCATTAAAAAATAATCAAATCGATCGTATGAAAAAAATATTATTTTTAATGTCTTATATTGTTTTGCATAAAAAAATAAAAAATTGTTTTTCTGAATATTCTGATTCTAAAAATTTATATGAACTTTTTATTTTTTTATTACATGATTTGAATATTAAAAATTATGAAAAAAATTTTTTAAAATTACTTATTAAAAATAAAAGATTGTTTTTATTAAAAAAAATTTATATAGCATATAATTCAATCATAAGAAAACATAATAAAGTTATATATGTCGTTTTTAAATCATCAGGCGTGATAAATAGTATACAAAAAAATAAAATTAAATTAATTTTAAAAAAAATTTTACTTTCCAAAATTAAGATTAATTTTATTATAGATTTAGGTTTAATTGGTGGATTTGTAATATTTATTGATGATATTTTAATTGATTTATCTATTAAAAATAATTTAACATATTTAAAAAATTTTTTACAAACATAAGAGAAAGAATTATGCAGATCAATTCTGTAGAAATTGCTAAAATAATTGAAAAAAGAATTATAGAATTTAAAATTCAAAAAAAATTTTATAACGAAGGAGAGATAATTTCTGTTATAGATGGAATAATTAGAATTTATGGGTTACGTAATGCTATACAAGGAGAAATGTTATTTTTATCTAAAAATAAATATGCTATTGCTTTAAATTTAGAAAAAGAGATTATCGGTGCTGTTGTACTTGGATCTGCTCAAAATATTTATGAAGGTATGAAAGTTAGATGCACAGGTCGTGTTTTAGAAGTTCCAGTAGGAGATAATTTTTTAGGTCGTATAGTTAATTCTCTTGGAATTCCTATTGATGGGAAAGAATCAATTAAAAATGATGGATATTTACCTATAGAAAACGAGGCTCCTGGAGTTGTCGATAGAGAAGTAATTAATGAACCTATTCAAACTGGTTATTTATCCATTGATTCTATGATACCGATTGGTAAAGGACAAAGAGAATTAATTATTGGTGATAGAAAAACAGGTAAAACATCTCTTGCTATTGATACTATCATTAATCAAAAAAATTCTGGAATAAAATCAATATATGTAGCTATTGGGCAAAAAATGTCTACTATATTAAATATAGCTAGAATTTTAGATGATTATAATGTTTTAAAAAATACAGTTATTGTTGTTGCTTCTGCTTCTGATTGTGCAGCTTTACAATATTTGTCTCCATATTCTGGTTGTTCTATGGGTGAATATTTTCGTAATAAAGGAGAAGATGCTTTAATTATTTATGATGATTTATCTAAACATGCAATATCGTATAGACAAATTTCTTTATTATTGAAAAGACCTCCTGGTAGAGAAGCTTTTCCTGGAGATATATTTTATTTGCATTCAAGATTATTAGAGCGATCCGCTAAAGTTAATAAAAAATATGTTCAAAATTTTACAAATAATTCTATTTGTAATAAAACTGGTTCTTTAACTGCTTTACCTATTGTAGAAACACAGTCAGGAGATGTATCTTCTTTTATTCCAACAAATATTATTTCTATTACAGATGGTCAAATATTTTTAGAATCTAATTTATTTCATTCAGGTATTCGTCCTGCAGTAAATTCTGGTATTTCTGTCTCTCGTGTAGGAAGTTCTGCTCAAACACAAATTATTAAAAAATTATCTAGAGGAATTCGAACGACTTTAGCGCAATATCAAGAATTAGAATCTTTTTCACAATTTTCTTCAGATTTAGATGTATCTACAAAAAATCAATTAATAACAGGAAAGAAAATTATTGAATTATTAAAACAAAATCAATACCAATCTTTATCTATAGGCGAGCAAGCATTATTATTATTTTCTATTGAAAAGAATTTGCTAAATGATATTGAATTAAAAAATATATGTTTATTTAAAGATAATTTATTGGTTTATATGCATAAAAATTTTCGTGTGTTATTAAAACATATAAATGAAAGAAAAATATATACTTTAGAAATAAAAAAAAAATTTTATAAGTTAATTCAAGAATTTAAAAATAAAAATAATTTCAAATAATAACAAATTTAATTTATAAGATTTTTATATAGGTTGTATATTATGCTTAATAAAAAAGAAATACAAAAAAAAATTTATAGTATTACAAATACAAAAAAAATTACTAAAGCTATGGAAATGATTTCAATAATTAAAATGAAAAAAGTAGAAAAAAAAATAAATAACATTTTTCATTATTTTAATACTCTTATAGAGATTGTTGAAAAAATAATTTATTTATTGAAATCTAAAAAAGAAAAAAATATTTTTACATCTTCAAGAAAAGTTAAAAAAATAGCTTTTATTATTGTTTTAACAAGTAAAGGATTATGTGGTGGATTAAATAATAATTTGTTTAAAAAAATTATTCCTTATTTAAAAAATTTATCTTTAAAAAAAATTATTTATAAATTAATTATATTAGGTAAAAGAGAAATAAATTTTTCAAATCAATTTCAAAATGATATTCAAATATATAACAATGATTTTTTTAAAAATTTAAATTATTCAAATGCAAATAAAATTTCTAAAATTTTATTTTCTGATTATAAACTTAATAAGTTTGATCAAATTTTTATTGCTTTTAATAAGTCTAAAAATAAGATTAATTATAAACCAGTTATAGAAAAATTACTTCCAATTTCTTTAAAAAATAATAATAAAATTAATAAAAATTCTTTGGATTATGTTTATGAATCTAATACAAATTTATTATTAGAAAATTTATTTAATCAATTTTTTAATATTAAAATTTACTATAGTATTTTAGAAAATTTATTTACTGAGCATTCTTCTCGTATAATTTCTATGAAAAATGCTACAGAAAACAGTATTGATTTAATTAAAGAATTAAATTTAGTTTATAATAAGTTACGTCAAGATAATATTACTCAAGAATTAACTGAAATAATTTCAGGAGCATCAGCAGTTTTAATGGATTAAAATTATATTGAGGTTTAAGAAAAATACATGTTTTTTGGAAAAATTGTACAAATAATAGGACCGGTAATAGATGTAAAGTTTTCTCAAGGAAATTTGCCAAAAATTAATCATATTTTAGAAGTACAAGATAAAAAAAATTTATTAATTTTAGAAGTTCAGCAACATATTGGTTCTAAAGTTGTTAGAACTCTTTCTATGGGTTCTTCAGATGGAATAAAAAGAGGATTATTAGTACGTAATTTAAAACATTCTATTAAAGTTCCTGTTGGAAAATTTACTTTAGGAAGAATTATTAATGTGCTTGGTGATCCTATAGATAATAAAGGACCTATTTTTGATAAAAATAATCTTTCTAAAGCAGAATATTGGGAAATTTATCGCAAACCTCCATCATTTGAAGAACAATTAAATACTAATGAAATTTTAGAAACAGGTATTAAAGTTATTGATTTACTTTGTCCTTTTTCTAAAGGTGGAAAAATAGGTTTATTTGGTGGAGCAGGAGTTGGAAAAACTGTAAACATGATGGAGTTAATAAGAAATATTGCTATTGAACATCAAGGTTATTCTGTTTTTACAGGAGTAGGTGAAAGAGTTCGAGAAGGAAATGATTTTTATAATGAAATGCAAGAGTCTAAAGTTATTAATAAAGTATCTTTAGTATATGGACAAATGAATGAATCACCTGGTAATAGATTTAGAGTTGCTTTTACAGGATTAACTTTAGCTGAAAAATTTCGTGATGAAGGAAAAAATGTTCTTTTATTTATTGATAATATATATAGATATATATTAGCTGGAACTGAAGTATCATCTTTATTAGGACGAATTCCTTCTGCTGTAGGATATCAACCAACTTTATCAGAAGAAATGGGAATATTACAGGAACGTATTACATCTACTAAAACTGGATCTATTACTTCTATACAAGCAGTATATGTTCCTGCAGATGATTTCACTGATCCTGCTCCAGTAGCTACTTTTGCACATTTAGATTCAACTATTACTTTGAGTCGAAAAATTTCTTCTTTAGGTATATATCCTGCTATTGATCCTTTAAATTCTACTAGCAATCATCTAAATCCTTTTACAGTAGGAGAAGAACATTATAATATTTCTAGAAGAGTTCAATATATTTTACAAAAATATGAAGAATTAAAAGATATTATATCGATTCTTGGAATGGATGAGTTATCTGAAGATGACAAATTACTTGTTTCAAGAGCACGTAAAATACAAAAATTTTTATCGCAACCTTTTTTTGTTGCAGAAGTTTTTACTGGATTTCCTGGAAAATATGTATCTTTAAAAAATACTATTTTAGGTTTTAAAGGTATTTTAGATGGTCTTTATGATTATATACCTGAAAATTTTTTTTATATGACTGGATCTATTGAAGAAGTTATTAAAAAATTTGAAAATAATAAAGTTGAATTGAAGTAATAAGTTAGGATTAAATTTATGTGTCTAAATTTAAATATTTTAAGTTTAAAAAAAACACTTTTTTCTGAAAAAATTAATTCTGTTTCTGTTCCAGGTGAATTAGGGTACTTTAGTATTTTTATAAATCATATTTCGTTATTAACTTTTTTAA encodes the following:
- the atpE gene encoding F0F1 ATP synthase subunit C, with the protein product MHNIDMKFIYLSAAIMIGLGSIGAAIGIGILGGKFLEGAARQPDSIPLLRSQFFIVMGLVDAIPMITVGLGLYMIFGIS
- the atpH gene encoding ATP synthase F1 subunit delta gives rise to the protein MIFYKKLAYLYAQSIFNISLKNNQIDRMKKILFLMSYIVLHKKIKNCFSEYSDSKNLYELFIFLLHDLNIKNYEKNFLKLLIKNKRLFLLKKIYIAYNSIIRKHNKVIYVVFKSSGVINSIQKNKIKLILKKILLSKIKINFIIDLGLIGGFVIFIDDILIDLSIKNNLTYLKNFLQT
- the atpA gene encoding F0F1 ATP synthase subunit alpha, which translates into the protein MQINSVEIAKIIEKRIIEFKIQKKFYNEGEIISVIDGIIRIYGLRNAIQGEMLFLSKNKYAIALNLEKEIIGAVVLGSAQNIYEGMKVRCTGRVLEVPVGDNFLGRIVNSLGIPIDGKESIKNDGYLPIENEAPGVVDREVINEPIQTGYLSIDSMIPIGKGQRELIIGDRKTGKTSLAIDTIINQKNSGIKSIYVAIGQKMSTILNIARILDDYNVLKNTVIVVASASDCAALQYLSPYSGCSMGEYFRNKGEDALIIYDDLSKHAISYRQISLLLKRPPGREAFPGDIFYLHSRLLERSAKVNKKYVQNFTNNSICNKTGSLTALPIVETQSGDVSSFIPTNIISITDGQIFLESNLFHSGIRPAVNSGISVSRVGSSAQTQIIKKLSRGIRTTLAQYQELESFSQFSSDLDVSTKNQLITGKKIIELLKQNQYQSLSIGEQALLLFSIEKNLLNDIELKNICLFKDNLLVYMHKNFRVLLKHINERKIYTLEIKKKFYKLIQEFKNKNNFK
- the atpB gene encoding F0F1 ATP synthase subunit A is translated as MFSRITFHSKEYIHHHLKNFQFDLKTFKILNLENNSTNFFILNLDSIFFSFFLGCVFLIFFYYISQNLNIGVPGKLQSIVEISVDFVYKNIQDLYPHNKNYLIAPLSLTIFIWIFLMNFMDLLPIDFIPFFCQYFLNISNIRFVPSADINIVFSMSFSVFFLIIYYSILYKGLNGFLKSLFFHPFNHFCFIFLNFFLEFISLLSKPISLGLRLFGNIYAGEMIFILISALLPWWLQWILSVPWAIFHILIIFLQSFIFMVLTIIYLSMTDKKR
- a CDS encoding F0F1 ATP synthase subunit B — encoded protein: MNINATIFGQSISFIFFVFFCMKFVWPNIIHVIKTRQKNIRKAIFLADKEQKRYIKIKSKISKKILNVKRKSIDIIRQAEIKKDIIIKKSIEQALFEKNKILKQAKSEIFIEKNKAKRNLQKHAVLLAVKIAKKIIQEKITKKYTNKLIENLHSDLKGFKI
- the atpD gene encoding F0F1 ATP synthase subunit beta produces the protein MFFGKIVQIIGPVIDVKFSQGNLPKINHILEVQDKKNLLILEVQQHIGSKVVRTLSMGSSDGIKRGLLVRNLKHSIKVPVGKFTLGRIINVLGDPIDNKGPIFDKNNLSKAEYWEIYRKPPSFEEQLNTNEILETGIKVIDLLCPFSKGGKIGLFGGAGVGKTVNMMELIRNIAIEHQGYSVFTGVGERVREGNDFYNEMQESKVINKVSLVYGQMNESPGNRFRVAFTGLTLAEKFRDEGKNVLLFIDNIYRYILAGTEVSSLLGRIPSAVGYQPTLSEEMGILQERITSTKTGSITSIQAVYVPADDFTDPAPVATFAHLDSTITLSRKISSLGIYPAIDPLNSTSNHLNPFTVGEEHYNISRRVQYILQKYEELKDIISILGMDELSEDDKLLVSRARKIQKFLSQPFFVAEVFTGFPGKYVSLKNTILGFKGILDGLYDYIPENFFYMTGSIEEVIKKFENNKVELK
- the atpG gene encoding ATP synthase F1 subunit gamma, encoding MLNKKEIQKKIYSITNTKKITKAMEMISIIKMKKVEKKINNIFHYFNTLIEIVEKIIYLLKSKKEKNIFTSSRKVKKIAFIIVLTSKGLCGGLNNNLFKKIIPYLKNLSLKKIIYKLIILGKREINFSNQFQNDIQIYNNDFFKNLNYSNANKISKILFSDYKLNKFDQIFIAFNKSKNKINYKPVIEKLLPISLKNNNKINKNSLDYVYESNTNLLLENLFNQFFNIKIYYSILENLFTEHSSRIISMKNATENSIDLIKELNLVYNKLRQDNITQELTEIISGASAVLMD